A section of the Hypomesus transpacificus isolate Combined female chromosome 1, fHypTra1, whole genome shotgun sequence genome encodes:
- the cstf2 gene encoding cleavage stimulation factor subunit 2 isoform X1 — translation MANLAAAVVAAAGRDPAVDRSLRSVFVGNIPYEATEEQLKDIFSEVGLVVSFRLVYDRETGKPKGYGFCEYQDQETALSAMRNLNGREFSGRALRVDNAASEKNKEELKSLGTGAPIIESPYGDNIQPDEAPESISRAVASLPPEQMFELMKQMKLCVQNSPQEARNMLLQNPQLAFALLQAQVVMRIVDPEIALKMLHRQTPVQPLITSSSQGGGGPPPNQPPPQPNAPISQSQPMPGMHMNGAPQMMQGPPMGGVPGPMPGPGPVGPAGGIQPPMGIPQGGPVPMDRGQAGPGGIPPRGLLGDGPNDPRGGTLLTVTGDVVEPSRGFISAPPPHQGPPMHMGQMGGGPPQDMRGPPHDMRGPPMGEPRGMMGDPRGPMMEPRGPPMETRGRDPRAVDTRGPPVSGQRVPMPTGMPGPVSHSMGPNAPPSARPGPGVSGVPQAGGGFSPGQSQVTSQDHEKAALIMQVLQLTPEQIAMLPPEQRQSILILKEQIQKTAGAP, via the exons ATGGCGAACCTAGCTGCTGCCGTCGTTGCTGCCGCAGGCAGAGATCCAGCGGTTGATCGCTCTCTGCGCTCAGTATTTG TGGGAAACATCCCATATGAAGCTACAGAGGAGCAGCTGAAGGATATTTTCTCCGAAGTTGGGCTTGTGGTCAGCTTCAG GTTAGTGTATGACAGGGAAACAGGAAAGCCAAAGGGATATGGCTTCTGTGAGTATCAAGACCAGGAGACGGCCCTCAGTGCCATGCGGAACTTGAACGGAAGAGAATTCAGCGGCAGAGCTCTCCGTGTTGACAATGCAGCCAGCGAGAAGAACAAAGAGGAGCTCAAGA GTTTGGGAACAGGAGCCCCCATCATTGAGTCTCCCTATGGGGACAACATCCAACCTGATGAGGCTCCAGAGTCCATCAGCAGAGCTGTGGCCAGTCTGCCTCCAGAGCAGATGTTTGAGCTCATGAAACAGATGAAG CTGTGTGTGCAAAACAGTCCGCAGGAGGCCAGGAACATGCTGCTGCAGAACCCTCAGCTGGCCTTCGCCCTGCTGCAAGCCCAGGTGGTCATGAGGATCGTCGACCCAGAGATTGCCCTG AAAATGCTCCACCGTCAAACCCCCGTCCAGCCTCTGATCACCAGCAGTAGCCAGGGTGGAGGTGGGCCTCCGCCGAACCAGCCACCTCCCCAGCCCAACGCTCCCATCTCCCAATCACAGCCTATG CCGGGCATGCATATGAACGGAGCCCCCCAGATGATGCAGGGACCTCCTATGGGTGGCGTTCCTGGACCCATGCCTGGACCGGGCCCTGTGGGACCTGCAG GTGGGATACAGCCACCGATGGGGATTCCTCAAGGTGGCCCAGTTCCTATGGATAGGGGACAAG CAGGGCCAGGCGGCATCCCCCCCAGGGGCCTGCTGGGGGACGGCCCCAACGATCCCAGAGGAGGGACCCTGCTGACGGTCACAGGAGACGTGGTGGAGCCCAG TCGTGGGTTCATCAgtgcacccccaccccaccagggCCCACCCATGCACATGGGCCAAATGGGAGGTGGGCCCCCCCAAGACATGAGAGGACCGCCCCACGACATGAGAGGACCCCCCATGGGTGAACCCCGCGGCATGATGGGAGACCCCCGAGGGCCCATGATGGAGCCCAGGGGACCCCCCATGGAGACCAGAG GTCGCGACCCCAGAGCCGTAGACACTCGTGGGCCTCCTGTGTCAGGACAAAGGGTTCCCATGCCAACTGGAATGCCGGGTCCTGTCTCCCACTCAATGGGTCCTAACGCCCCTCCTTCTGCCAGACCG GGTCCTGGCGTCTCTGGTGTTccccaggctggaggaggcttcAGCCCTGGCCAGAGCCAGGTCACATCGCAGGACCACGAGAAG GCTGCCCTGATCATGCAGGTTCTGCAGCTGACCCCAGAACAGATTGCCATGCTGCCCCCGGAGCAAAGGCAGAGCATTCTCATCCTCAAAGAGCAGATCCAGAAGACGGCTGGGGCGCCTTGA
- the cstf2 gene encoding cleavage stimulation factor subunit 2 isoform X2, translating into MANLAAAVVAAAGRDPAVDRSLRSVFVGNIPYEATEEQLKDIFSEVGLVVSFRLVYDRETGKPKGYGFCEYQDQETALSAMRNLNGREFSGRALRVDNAASEKNKEELKSLGTGAPIIESPYGDNIQPDEAPESISRAVASLPPEQMFELMKQMKLCVQNSPQEARNMLLQNPQLAFALLQAQVVMRIVDPEIALKMLHRQTPVQPLITSSSQGGGGPPPNQPPPQPNAPISQSQPMPGMHMNGAPQMMQGPPMGGVPGPMPGPGPVGPAGGIQPPMGIPQGGPVPMDRGQGPGGIPPRGLLGDGPNDPRGGTLLTVTGDVVEPSRGFISAPPPHQGPPMHMGQMGGGPPQDMRGPPHDMRGPPMGEPRGMMGDPRGPMMEPRGPPMETRGRDPRAVDTRGPPVSGQRVPMPTGMPGPVSHSMGPNAPPSARPGPGVSGVPQAGGGFSPGQSQVTSQDHEKAALIMQVLQLTPEQIAMLPPEQRQSILILKEQIQKTAGAP; encoded by the exons ATGGCGAACCTAGCTGCTGCCGTCGTTGCTGCCGCAGGCAGAGATCCAGCGGTTGATCGCTCTCTGCGCTCAGTATTTG TGGGAAACATCCCATATGAAGCTACAGAGGAGCAGCTGAAGGATATTTTCTCCGAAGTTGGGCTTGTGGTCAGCTTCAG GTTAGTGTATGACAGGGAAACAGGAAAGCCAAAGGGATATGGCTTCTGTGAGTATCAAGACCAGGAGACGGCCCTCAGTGCCATGCGGAACTTGAACGGAAGAGAATTCAGCGGCAGAGCTCTCCGTGTTGACAATGCAGCCAGCGAGAAGAACAAAGAGGAGCTCAAGA GTTTGGGAACAGGAGCCCCCATCATTGAGTCTCCCTATGGGGACAACATCCAACCTGATGAGGCTCCAGAGTCCATCAGCAGAGCTGTGGCCAGTCTGCCTCCAGAGCAGATGTTTGAGCTCATGAAACAGATGAAG CTGTGTGTGCAAAACAGTCCGCAGGAGGCCAGGAACATGCTGCTGCAGAACCCTCAGCTGGCCTTCGCCCTGCTGCAAGCCCAGGTGGTCATGAGGATCGTCGACCCAGAGATTGCCCTG AAAATGCTCCACCGTCAAACCCCCGTCCAGCCTCTGATCACCAGCAGTAGCCAGGGTGGAGGTGGGCCTCCGCCGAACCAGCCACCTCCCCAGCCCAACGCTCCCATCTCCCAATCACAGCCTATG CCGGGCATGCATATGAACGGAGCCCCCCAGATGATGCAGGGACCTCCTATGGGTGGCGTTCCTGGACCCATGCCTGGACCGGGCCCTGTGGGACCTGCAG GTGGGATACAGCCACCGATGGGGATTCCTCAAGGTGGCCCAGTTCCTATGGATAGGGGACAAG GGCCAGGCGGCATCCCCCCCAGGGGCCTGCTGGGGGACGGCCCCAACGATCCCAGAGGAGGGACCCTGCTGACGGTCACAGGAGACGTGGTGGAGCCCAG TCGTGGGTTCATCAgtgcacccccaccccaccagggCCCACCCATGCACATGGGCCAAATGGGAGGTGGGCCCCCCCAAGACATGAGAGGACCGCCCCACGACATGAGAGGACCCCCCATGGGTGAACCCCGCGGCATGATGGGAGACCCCCGAGGGCCCATGATGGAGCCCAGGGGACCCCCCATGGAGACCAGAG GTCGCGACCCCAGAGCCGTAGACACTCGTGGGCCTCCTGTGTCAGGACAAAGGGTTCCCATGCCAACTGGAATGCCGGGTCCTGTCTCCCACTCAATGGGTCCTAACGCCCCTCCTTCTGCCAGACCG GGTCCTGGCGTCTCTGGTGTTccccaggctggaggaggcttcAGCCCTGGCCAGAGCCAGGTCACATCGCAGGACCACGAGAAG GCTGCCCTGATCATGCAGGTTCTGCAGCTGACCCCAGAACAGATTGCCATGCTGCCCCCGGAGCAAAGGCAGAGCATTCTCATCCTCAAAGAGCAGATCCAGAAGACGGCTGGGGCGCCTTGA
- the cstf2 gene encoding cleavage stimulation factor subunit 2 isoform X4: MANLAAAVVAAAGRDPAVDRSLRSVFVGNIPYEATEEQLKDIFSEVGLVVSFRLVYDRETGKPKGYGFCEYQDQETALSAMRNLNGREFSGRALRVDNAASEKNKEELKSLGTGAPIIESPYGDNIQPDEAPESISRAVASLPPEQMFELMKQMKLCVQNSPQEARNMLLQNPQLAFALLQAQVVMRIVDPEIALKMLHRQTPVQPLITSSSQGGGGPPPNQPPPQPNAPISQSQPMPGMHMNGAPQMMQGPPMGGVPGPMPGPGPVGPAGPGGIPPRGLLGDGPNDPRGGTLLTVTGDVVEPSRGFISAPPPHQGPPMHMGQMGGGPPQDMRGPPHDMRGPPMGEPRGMMGDPRGPMMEPRGPPMETRGRDPRAVDTRGPPVSGQRVPMPTGMPGPVSHSMGPNAPPSARPGPGVSGVPQAGGGFSPGQSQVTSQDHEKAALIMQVLQLTPEQIAMLPPEQRQSILILKEQIQKTAGAP, translated from the exons ATGGCGAACCTAGCTGCTGCCGTCGTTGCTGCCGCAGGCAGAGATCCAGCGGTTGATCGCTCTCTGCGCTCAGTATTTG TGGGAAACATCCCATATGAAGCTACAGAGGAGCAGCTGAAGGATATTTTCTCCGAAGTTGGGCTTGTGGTCAGCTTCAG GTTAGTGTATGACAGGGAAACAGGAAAGCCAAAGGGATATGGCTTCTGTGAGTATCAAGACCAGGAGACGGCCCTCAGTGCCATGCGGAACTTGAACGGAAGAGAATTCAGCGGCAGAGCTCTCCGTGTTGACAATGCAGCCAGCGAGAAGAACAAAGAGGAGCTCAAGA GTTTGGGAACAGGAGCCCCCATCATTGAGTCTCCCTATGGGGACAACATCCAACCTGATGAGGCTCCAGAGTCCATCAGCAGAGCTGTGGCCAGTCTGCCTCCAGAGCAGATGTTTGAGCTCATGAAACAGATGAAG CTGTGTGTGCAAAACAGTCCGCAGGAGGCCAGGAACATGCTGCTGCAGAACCCTCAGCTGGCCTTCGCCCTGCTGCAAGCCCAGGTGGTCATGAGGATCGTCGACCCAGAGATTGCCCTG AAAATGCTCCACCGTCAAACCCCCGTCCAGCCTCTGATCACCAGCAGTAGCCAGGGTGGAGGTGGGCCTCCGCCGAACCAGCCACCTCCCCAGCCCAACGCTCCCATCTCCCAATCACAGCCTATG CCGGGCATGCATATGAACGGAGCCCCCCAGATGATGCAGGGACCTCCTATGGGTGGCGTTCCTGGACCCATGCCTGGACCGGGCCCTGTGGGACCTGCAG GGCCAGGCGGCATCCCCCCCAGGGGCCTGCTGGGGGACGGCCCCAACGATCCCAGAGGAGGGACCCTGCTGACGGTCACAGGAGACGTGGTGGAGCCCAG TCGTGGGTTCATCAgtgcacccccaccccaccagggCCCACCCATGCACATGGGCCAAATGGGAGGTGGGCCCCCCCAAGACATGAGAGGACCGCCCCACGACATGAGAGGACCCCCCATGGGTGAACCCCGCGGCATGATGGGAGACCCCCGAGGGCCCATGATGGAGCCCAGGGGACCCCCCATGGAGACCAGAG GTCGCGACCCCAGAGCCGTAGACACTCGTGGGCCTCCTGTGTCAGGACAAAGGGTTCCCATGCCAACTGGAATGCCGGGTCCTGTCTCCCACTCAATGGGTCCTAACGCCCCTCCTTCTGCCAGACCG GGTCCTGGCGTCTCTGGTGTTccccaggctggaggaggcttcAGCCCTGGCCAGAGCCAGGTCACATCGCAGGACCACGAGAAG GCTGCCCTGATCATGCAGGTTCTGCAGCTGACCCCAGAACAGATTGCCATGCTGCCCCCGGAGCAAAGGCAGAGCATTCTCATCCTCAAAGAGCAGATCCAGAAGACGGCTGGGGCGCCTTGA
- the cstf2 gene encoding cleavage stimulation factor subunit 2 isoform X3, translated as MANLAAAVVAAAGRDPAVDRSLRSVFVGNIPYEATEEQLKDIFSEVGLVVSFRLVYDRETGKPKGYGFCEYQDQETALSAMRNLNGREFSGRALRVDNAASEKNKEELKSLGTGAPIIESPYGDNIQPDEAPESISRAVASLPPEQMFELMKQMKLCVQNSPQEARNMLLQNPQLAFALLQAQVVMRIVDPEIALKMLHRQTPVQPLITSSSQGGGGPPPNQPPPQPNAPISQSQPMPGMHMNGAPQMMQGPPMGGVPGPMPGPGPVGPAAGPGGIPPRGLLGDGPNDPRGGTLLTVTGDVVEPSRGFISAPPPHQGPPMHMGQMGGGPPQDMRGPPHDMRGPPMGEPRGMMGDPRGPMMEPRGPPMETRGRDPRAVDTRGPPVSGQRVPMPTGMPGPVSHSMGPNAPPSARPGPGVSGVPQAGGGFSPGQSQVTSQDHEKAALIMQVLQLTPEQIAMLPPEQRQSILILKEQIQKTAGAP; from the exons ATGGCGAACCTAGCTGCTGCCGTCGTTGCTGCCGCAGGCAGAGATCCAGCGGTTGATCGCTCTCTGCGCTCAGTATTTG TGGGAAACATCCCATATGAAGCTACAGAGGAGCAGCTGAAGGATATTTTCTCCGAAGTTGGGCTTGTGGTCAGCTTCAG GTTAGTGTATGACAGGGAAACAGGAAAGCCAAAGGGATATGGCTTCTGTGAGTATCAAGACCAGGAGACGGCCCTCAGTGCCATGCGGAACTTGAACGGAAGAGAATTCAGCGGCAGAGCTCTCCGTGTTGACAATGCAGCCAGCGAGAAGAACAAAGAGGAGCTCAAGA GTTTGGGAACAGGAGCCCCCATCATTGAGTCTCCCTATGGGGACAACATCCAACCTGATGAGGCTCCAGAGTCCATCAGCAGAGCTGTGGCCAGTCTGCCTCCAGAGCAGATGTTTGAGCTCATGAAACAGATGAAG CTGTGTGTGCAAAACAGTCCGCAGGAGGCCAGGAACATGCTGCTGCAGAACCCTCAGCTGGCCTTCGCCCTGCTGCAAGCCCAGGTGGTCATGAGGATCGTCGACCCAGAGATTGCCCTG AAAATGCTCCACCGTCAAACCCCCGTCCAGCCTCTGATCACCAGCAGTAGCCAGGGTGGAGGTGGGCCTCCGCCGAACCAGCCACCTCCCCAGCCCAACGCTCCCATCTCCCAATCACAGCCTATG CCGGGCATGCATATGAACGGAGCCCCCCAGATGATGCAGGGACCTCCTATGGGTGGCGTTCCTGGACCCATGCCTGGACCGGGCCCTGTGGGACCTGCAG CAGGGCCAGGCGGCATCCCCCCCAGGGGCCTGCTGGGGGACGGCCCCAACGATCCCAGAGGAGGGACCCTGCTGACGGTCACAGGAGACGTGGTGGAGCCCAG TCGTGGGTTCATCAgtgcacccccaccccaccagggCCCACCCATGCACATGGGCCAAATGGGAGGTGGGCCCCCCCAAGACATGAGAGGACCGCCCCACGACATGAGAGGACCCCCCATGGGTGAACCCCGCGGCATGATGGGAGACCCCCGAGGGCCCATGATGGAGCCCAGGGGACCCCCCATGGAGACCAGAG GTCGCGACCCCAGAGCCGTAGACACTCGTGGGCCTCCTGTGTCAGGACAAAGGGTTCCCATGCCAACTGGAATGCCGGGTCCTGTCTCCCACTCAATGGGTCCTAACGCCCCTCCTTCTGCCAGACCG GGTCCTGGCGTCTCTGGTGTTccccaggctggaggaggcttcAGCCCTGGCCAGAGCCAGGTCACATCGCAGGACCACGAGAAG GCTGCCCTGATCATGCAGGTTCTGCAGCTGACCCCAGAACAGATTGCCATGCTGCCCCCGGAGCAAAGGCAGAGCATTCTCATCCTCAAAGAGCAGATCCAGAAGACGGCTGGGGCGCCTTGA
- the nox1 gene encoding NADPH oxidase 1, with translation MGHWIINHGLTYFIQVVWMAINIFLFVWFFFIYELGDQYFYTRHILGTALAWARAPAAVLNFNCMLILLPVCRNLLSLLRGSFMCCGRTMRKQLDNNLSFHKMVAYMIGLMTAVHTIAHLFNMEWFYNSRQGKYDELSTTLSNLGDDDDETYLNPFRSLSDTPSYIVFTTIAGITGVIITLCLILIITSSMEVIRRSYFEVFWYTHHLFIVFFAGLVIHGAGRIVRSQQNIDSPYNLTYCKDDLDDWGEKPECPIPQFAGGFPQTWMWVIGPMVIYLCERLLRFIRYMQNVEYRKIVIRPSKVLELQLVKNGFKMDVGQYVFLNCPEISPLEWHPFTMTSAPEEDFFSVHIRSAGDWTQKLISMVEQLPEGAQGPKMGVDGPFGTASEDVFDYEVSMLVGAGIGVTPFASILKSIWYKFKESNPKLRTRKIYFYWLCRETSAFEWFADLLQVLEREMEERGMGDFLTYKLYLTGWDQSHANHVMVHFDQDTDVVTGLKQKTHYGRPNWEKEFEQVRNENPTAVVGTFLCGPAALADVLAKKCVKYSDVDPRKTKFYFNKENF, from the exons ATGGGTCACTGGATTATCAACCATGGACTCACTTACTTCATACAG GTGGTCTGGATGGCAATCAACATATTCCTTTTCGTCTGGTTCTTTTTTATCTACGAGTTGGGGGATCAGTATTTCTACACTCGTCACATTTTGGGG ACAGCGCTGGCTTGGGCCAGGGCTCCTGCAGCCGTCCTAAACTTCAACTGTATGCTCATCTTGCTGCCTGTGTGTCggaacctgctctctctccttcgtgGTTCCTTTATG TGTTGTGGGAGGACAATGAGAAAACAGCTGGACAACAATCTGAGTTTCCACAAGATGGTTGCATACATGATTGGCTTGATGACAG CTGTTCACACCATAGCGCATCTCTTCAACATGGAATGGTTCTACAACAGTAGACAGGGGAAGTATGACGAACTCAGCACAACTCTATCGAACCTGGGAGACGATGATGATGAGACATACCTGAACCCATTCAGATCCCTCTCTGAT ACTCCCTCCTATATCGTGTTCACCACCATTGCTGGGATTACAGGGGTGATTATCACGCTCtgcctcatcctcatcatcacctCCTCTATGGAGGTCATCAGACGCAGCTACTTTGAGGTCTTCTggtacacacaccacctcttcATAGTATTTTTTGCAGGCCTGGTCATCCATGGGGCTGG acGCATTGTGCGGAGTCAGCAAAACATAGACTCACCGTATAACCTCACCTACTGTAAAGACGATTTGGATGACTGGGGGGAAAAACCGGAGTGTCCTATCCCGCAGTTTGCAGGGGGGTTCCCACAG ACTTGGATGTGGGTGATTGGTCCCATGGTGATCTACTTGTGTGAGAGGTTGCTGCGATTCATCCGTTACATGCAGAACGTCGAGTACAGAAAG ATTGTTATCCGGCCATCCAAGGTGTTGGAGCTGCAGTTGGTGAAGAACGGATTCAAGATGGATGTGGGTCAGTATGTCTTCCTCAACTGCCCAGAAATCTCCCCACTGGAGTGGCACCCCTTCACCATGACCTCTGcccctgaggaggacttcttcAGCGTCCACATCCGTTCTGCAGGCGATTGGACCCAGAAGCTCATCAGCATGGTGGAGCAACTGCCCGAGGGGGCACAGGGTCCCAA AATGGGGGTGGATGGTCCATTTGGGACAGCGAGTGAGGATGTCTTTGACTATGAGGTCAGCATGCTGGTTGGTGCTGGTATTGGAGTCACCCCGTTTGCTTCTATCCTCAAGTCCATCTGGTACAAATTCAAAGAATCCAACCCTAAGCTACGAACCAGAAAG atttactTCTATTGGCTGTGCCGAGAGACAAGTGCTTTTGAGTGGTTTGCAGATCTGCTGCAGGtgttggagagggagatggaagagagaggcaTGGGCGACTTCCTCACATACAAACTCTACCTCACTGGATGGGACCAGAGCCAT GCCAATCATGTGATGGTTCACTTCGATCAGGACACGGACGTCGTCACAGGACTGAAGCAGAAAACGCACTATGGCAGGCCAAACTGGGAAAAGGAGTTCGAACAAGTCCGCAATGaaaacccaac GGCAGTGGTGGGGACATTCCTGTGTGGCCCTGCAGCTTTGGCTGATGTCCTTGCAAAGAAATGTGTGAAGTACTCAGACGTGGATCCCAGAAAGACCAAATTCTACTTCAACAAGGAAAACTTCTGA